A genomic window from Chlorobium phaeobacteroides DSM 266 includes:
- a CDS encoding 1,4-dihydroxy-2-naphthoate polyprenyltransferase — MQNEISSTPAPALTPFGAWMLAVRPKTLPAGAVPVLLGSALAAADDRFSLFSALIALFCALGIQIATNFINEIYDFRKGADTVQRLGPTRTVAAGIISEKTMIRVSATLLISVFLLGLVLVYSAGWPILLVGLLSMLFAWAYTGGPYPIAYSGLGDVFVFIFFGLVATGGTYYVQALELHSSILLAAAAPGAFSVNILLVNNIRDIDTDRTVGKMTLPARIGAASARKLYVLLTVLAYLVPVAVWMNGYSVWSLLSLLSFPLAVGMIRALYASGGRALNDVLAGTGKVMTIHGLLFAAGLLIH; from the coding sequence ATGCAAAATGAGATTTCGTCAACCCCTGCTCCCGCATTGACTCCGTTCGGGGCATGGATGCTTGCCGTACGTCCAAAAACTCTTCCGGCGGGCGCCGTGCCGGTGTTGCTTGGTTCCGCGCTTGCGGCTGCTGATGACCGCTTCAGTCTGTTCTCTGCTTTGATTGCTCTTTTCTGCGCGCTGGGCATTCAGATAGCAACCAATTTCATCAACGAGATATACGATTTTCGCAAAGGGGCAGATACGGTTCAGAGGCTCGGCCCAACAAGAACCGTTGCTGCCGGAATTATCAGCGAAAAGACCATGATTCGTGTATCGGCCACCCTTCTGATATCTGTTTTTCTGCTGGGACTCGTTCTTGTGTACAGCGCCGGCTGGCCGATTTTACTGGTAGGTTTGCTCTCTATGCTTTTCGCCTGGGCTTATACCGGCGGACCTTATCCGATTGCCTATTCAGGGCTTGGGGATGTTTTTGTTTTTATTTTTTTCGGACTGGTTGCGACAGGAGGTACCTACTATGTGCAGGCGCTTGAGCTGCATTCCTCAATACTTCTTGCTGCGGCGGCTCCAGGAGCTTTTTCTGTCAATATTCTTCTGGTTAACAATATCCGGGATATCGACACCGACCGTACTGTCGGCAAGATGACGTTGCCAGCCCGTATCGGTGCTGCGTCGGCAAGAAAGCTCTATGTTCTGCTGACTGTGCTCGCATATCTTGTTCCGGTGGCGGTATGGATGAATGGCTACTCCGTTTGGAGTCTGCTCTCACTCCTCTCTTTTCCTCTTGCGGTCGGCATGATCCGTGCGCTCTACGCTTCCGGGGGCAGGGCGTTGAACGATGTTCTTGCCGGTACGGGAAAAGTCATGACTATTCACGGCCTTCTTTTTGCCGCGGGGCTTCTCATTCACTAA
- the hisF gene encoding imidazole glycerol phosphate synthase subunit HisF yields MLAKRIIPCLDVTGGRVVKGINFEGLRDAGSILEQARFYNNELADELVFLDISASLESRKTTLEEVMKVSGEVFIPLTVGGGINSVERAKDVFLHGADKVSVNTAAVNHPELISRIAEKYGSQAVVVAIDIKKIGSDHMVHTHSGKNPTAYEALEWAHKVQELGAGEILLTSMDRDGTREGYDNDILARVSTSVHIPVIASGGAGNLEHLYEGFTIGHADAALAASIFHFRQYSIRQAKQYLRDRGIEVRL; encoded by the coding sequence ATGTTAGCAAAAAGAATCATTCCCTGTCTCGACGTTACGGGCGGCAGGGTCGTCAAGGGCATCAACTTCGAGGGTTTACGAGATGCCGGTTCAATTCTTGAACAGGCCCGCTTTTACAACAACGAACTTGCCGACGAACTGGTTTTTCTCGACATTTCAGCATCGCTTGAGTCACGAAAAACAACCCTCGAAGAGGTCATGAAAGTTTCAGGGGAAGTTTTTATTCCGCTTACCGTAGGAGGCGGCATCAATTCCGTTGAACGAGCAAAGGATGTTTTTCTGCATGGAGCTGACAAGGTTTCGGTCAACACGGCAGCAGTCAACCATCCTGAACTGATCTCCCGCATCGCTGAAAAGTATGGATCCCAGGCTGTGGTAGTGGCTATCGATATCAAGAAAATCGGCAGCGATCACATGGTGCACACCCATTCAGGAAAAAATCCAACGGCATATGAAGCCCTTGAATGGGCACACAAGGTACAGGAACTCGGGGCCGGGGAGATTCTGCTCACAAGCATGGATCGCGACGGAACCCGGGAGGGGTACGACAACGATATTCTCGCTCGCGTTTCAACCTCGGTTCACATTCCCGTCATCGCTTCGGGAGGTGCCGGAAACCTCGAACACCTCTATGAGGGTTTCACGATAGGCCATGCCGATGCCGCCCTTGCAGCCTCAATCTTTCATTTCAGACAGTACTCAATCCGGCAGGCCAAGCAGTACCTCCGCGACAGGGGCATAGAGGTGAGGCTGTAA
- a CDS encoding YqhA family protein yields the protein MFSKILSSSRYLVLIAVIGSFFAATTLLIYGGISVIQQITFTLMNGTVTSKGAKMLSLGFIENADIFLIGTVLYIMSLGLYELFIDDTIALPEWLVIHTLDDLKDKLIGVIVVVMAVVFLGHVVTWHGEQEILFLGGAIGFVVAGLTYFTGQKKKGKYEENH from the coding sequence ATGTTCAGTAAAATCCTTTCATCGAGCCGATACCTGGTACTCATTGCGGTTATCGGATCCTTTTTTGCAGCAACGACCCTGCTCATCTATGGCGGCATTTCTGTAATCCAGCAGATTACGTTTACCCTTATGAATGGAACCGTGACCAGCAAAGGAGCAAAAATGCTCTCGCTCGGATTCATAGAAAACGCCGACATCTTTCTGATAGGAACGGTGCTTTACATCATGTCCCTTGGCTTGTACGAACTCTTTATTGACGACACCATAGCCCTGCCGGAATGGCTTGTCATTCATACCCTCGATGACCTGAAAGACAAGCTGATCGGGGTGATCGTCGTAGTTATGGCTGTTGTATTTCTTGGCCACGTCGTCACATGGCACGGCGAACAGGAAATTCTGTTCCTTGGCGGAGCCATCGGTTTTGTTGTCGCCGGACTAACCTATTTTACCGGTCAGAAGAAAAAAGGAAAATATGAAGAAAACCACTGA
- a CDS encoding PaeR7I family type II restriction endonuclease, producing MTLDLVNYEQKAHEAVKSFWSNREVAKQKQLLTGKADHGERAGVTAGKNMDGFLALVLDIIQANGLAHAEIHQNRSMLTLPGYFRPTKLWDLLVIYKGELIAAIELKSQVGSFGNNFNNRTEEAIGTAYDLWTAYREEAFGKQPRPFVGWLMMVEDAPKSRCAVRDASPHFPVFGEFEGASYLMRYDLLCQKLVKEQLYTTAALITSTRCAAETGEFSEMSSMTGFRPFVTALAGHVAAAAARLD from the coding sequence ATGACTCTTGATCTTGTCAATTACGAACAAAAGGCACATGAAGCCGTAAAATCCTTCTGGAGTAATCGTGAGGTGGCGAAGCAAAAGCAGCTCCTGACAGGCAAGGCTGACCACGGTGAGCGTGCTGGTGTTACCGCAGGCAAGAATATGGACGGATTTCTCGCTTTGGTTCTCGATATCATACAGGCAAATGGACTCGCCCATGCCGAGATACATCAGAATCGGTCGATGCTGACATTGCCCGGCTATTTCAGACCGACAAAGCTTTGGGATCTTCTTGTGATCTACAAGGGAGAATTGATCGCTGCTATCGAATTAAAAAGCCAGGTGGGCTCCTTTGGTAATAATTTTAACAATCGAACTGAAGAAGCCATTGGTACCGCGTATGATCTATGGACGGCCTATCGTGAAGAGGCATTCGGCAAACAACCGCGTCCTTTTGTTGGCTGGCTGATGATGGTTGAGGATGCTCCGAAATCCCGATGTGCTGTCAGGGATGCTTCACCTCATTTTCCTGTTTTCGGGGAGTTTGAAGGGGCTTCTTACCTTATGCGGTATGACTTGCTCTGTCAGAAATTGGTGAAGGAACAACTGTATACTACGGCTGCTCTGATCACTTCGACTCGCTGTGCTGCAGAAACCGGTGAGTTTTCAGAAATGTCGTCGATGACTGGCTTCAGGCCATTTGTTACTGCACTGGCTGGTCACGTTGCTGCAGCAGCAGCCAGACTTGATTGA
- a CDS encoding NAD(P)/FAD-dependent oxidoreductase, whose amino-acid sequence MTLNKVFFSGGEEIRDLCIVGGGPTGIFAAFQCGMNNISCRIIESMTQLGGQLAALYPEKHIYDVAGFPEVPAAGLVESLWKQAERYNPDVVLGEAVTRYSKLDDGSFEITTTSGSVYHSRAVLLAAGLGAFTPRKLPQLNAIDHLEGHSVFYAVKNMQDFAGKKVVIIGGGDSALDWAVGLLPVAERVTLVHRMHEFQGHGKTARDVEEAKERGAIDVYLNTEVTAIDTSGENLTKVHLCKKNGTGFQVEADRLLVLIGFKSNLGPLADWDLELVDNALVVDSHMKTSVDGLYAAGDIAFYPGKLKIIQTGLSDAAMAVRHSLTYIRPGEKVKHTFSSVKMAREKKNAK is encoded by the coding sequence ATGACACTCAATAAAGTCTTTTTTTCCGGCGGAGAGGAGATTCGTGATCTCTGTATTGTAGGTGGTGGGCCTACTGGAATATTCGCGGCATTTCAATGCGGCATGAACAATATCAGTTGCCGGATAATTGAGAGCATGACGCAGCTTGGCGGTCAGCTTGCCGCGCTCTACCCTGAAAAGCATATCTACGATGTGGCCGGTTTTCCTGAGGTGCCGGCAGCCGGACTTGTCGAGAGTCTGTGGAAGCAGGCGGAACGGTACAATCCCGATGTTGTGCTTGGCGAAGCTGTGACCAGATATTCCAAGCTCGATGACGGGTCGTTTGAAATAACCACCACGTCAGGGAGCGTCTACCACTCACGTGCGGTGTTGCTTGCTGCGGGATTGGGAGCGTTCACTCCAAGAAAGCTGCCGCAACTGAACGCGATTGATCATCTTGAGGGTCATTCGGTTTTTTATGCTGTTAAAAATATGCAGGACTTTGCCGGAAAAAAAGTAGTCATTATCGGCGGCGGCGATTCTGCTCTTGATTGGGCCGTCGGTTTGTTGCCTGTTGCTGAACGCGTAACCCTGGTGCATCGCATGCACGAATTTCAGGGGCATGGCAAAACAGCACGAGACGTCGAGGAGGCAAAAGAGCGTGGCGCTATAGATGTCTATCTCAATACCGAGGTTACGGCTATCGATACGAGCGGGGAGAACCTGACAAAGGTTCATCTTTGTAAAAAAAACGGCACCGGATTTCAGGTTGAAGCCGACAGGCTTCTTGTGCTGATCGGCTTCAAATCAAATCTCGGACCTCTTGCGGATTGGGATCTCGAACTGGTCGATAACGCTCTTGTTGTTGACAGCCACATGAAAACGTCGGTTGACGGTCTCTATGCCGCCGGCGATATTGCCTTTTATCCCGGCAAGCTTAAAATTATCCAGACCGGTCTCAGTGATGCAGCCATGGCGGTTCGTCACAGTCTTACCTATATCAGACCGGGAGAAAAGGTCAAGCACACCTTCAGCAGTGTTAAAATGGCCAGGGAAAAAAAGAATGCAAAATGA
- a CDS encoding Eco57I restriction-modification methylase domain-containing protein, giving the protein MVVAAIEKLSSAAGTDSRGAIFTRVEVVDFILDLAGYTEDQLLHEKRLLEPSFGGGDFLLPAIDRLLAAWKSSQHVTSVVEELGDAIRAVELHHKTFSSTRAAVIEKLRLESIDVQCAATLADRWLVHGDFLLSPLDGHFDFIVGNPPYVRQELIPAALLAEYRNRYQTMYDRADIYIPFIERSLSVLGKGGSLGFICADRWMKNRYGGPLRSLVANQFHLKIYVDMVDTPAFLSDVIAYPAITIISRETPGATRIAHRPAIDRDTLANLADALCASNQLNEVDSISELAQVTNGAEPWLLESSDQMALIRRLEKQFPSLEEVGCKVGIGVATGADKAYIGDFDTLDVEPDRKLPLVTTKDILSGEVQWRGQGVINPFVEGGGLVELRSYPRLRRYLEARRDVIMDRHCARKSPDNWYRTIDRITPALASRPKLLIPDIKGEAHVVYEGGALYPHHNLYYVTSDEWELRALQAVLLSDVTRLFMSTYSTRMRGGYLRFQAQYLRRIRIPQWANVSIMLRKALAEAAIMRDFPACNRAVFKLFELGNNERSALGGNGE; this is encoded by the coding sequence ATGGTCGTTGCTGCGATTGAAAAATTGTCTTCAGCAGCAGGAACCGATTCTCGCGGCGCTATATTTACACGCGTTGAAGTAGTTGATTTTATTCTCGATCTGGCCGGCTATACGGAGGATCAATTGCTCCATGAAAAACGGCTTTTAGAGCCATCATTCGGTGGCGGTGACTTTCTTTTGCCGGCAATTGATCGATTACTGGCAGCGTGGAAATCATCGCAACATGTAACATCTGTCGTCGAAGAGTTAGGTGATGCAATTCGCGCTGTTGAGCTTCATCACAAGACCTTTTCTTCCACCCGTGCAGCCGTGATCGAGAAGTTACGACTGGAATCGATAGATGTTCAATGCGCAGCAACACTTGCTGATCGTTGGCTTGTTCATGGGGATTTTCTGCTTTCTCCACTTGACGGGCATTTTGACTTTATTGTCGGGAACCCGCCCTATGTGCGCCAGGAGCTTATTCCGGCAGCGTTACTGGCTGAATATCGCAATCGATATCAGACGATGTATGACCGGGCCGATATTTATATTCCGTTCATCGAGCGTTCCCTTTCAGTATTGGGCAAGGGTGGGAGCCTGGGTTTTATCTGTGCGGATCGCTGGATGAAAAACCGCTATGGCGGTCCGCTTCGCAGCCTTGTGGCCAATCAGTTTCACCTGAAAATTTATGTTGATATGGTAGATACGCCAGCGTTTCTCTCTGATGTGATAGCCTATCCAGCCATCACTATTATCAGCAGGGAAACTCCCGGTGCGACACGCATTGCTCATCGTCCGGCCATCGACAGAGATACGTTGGCAAACCTGGCTGATGCGCTGTGTGCTTCGAACCAGCTGAATGAGGTCGATTCGATAAGCGAACTGGCACAAGTTACTAATGGTGCAGAACCCTGGTTACTCGAATCTTCGGATCAGATGGCCCTGATCCGTCGTCTGGAAAAACAATTTCCCAGCCTGGAAGAGGTTGGATGCAAGGTGGGTATAGGAGTGGCAACTGGCGCGGACAAAGCATATATCGGAGACTTTGATACACTCGACGTGGAGCCTGATCGCAAACTGCCGCTGGTTACAACCAAAGATATTCTGTCAGGAGAAGTGCAATGGCGCGGTCAAGGTGTCATCAATCCTTTTGTCGAGGGTGGTGGTCTTGTTGAGTTGAGGAGTTATCCCCGCTTGCGTCGCTACCTGGAGGCTCGACGAGACGTTATTATGGACCGACATTGTGCACGAAAGTCTCCGGATAACTGGTATCGCACAATCGACAGGATCACCCCTGCACTGGCATCAAGGCCGAAACTCCTGATTCCCGATATCAAGGGAGAGGCTCATGTCGTTTATGAAGGAGGTGCACTTTATCCTCACCATAATCTTTACTATGTTACGTCCGACGAGTGGGAGTTGAGGGCATTGCAAGCTGTGTTGCTTTCAGACGTCACCCGTCTGTTCATGTCAACCTACTCCACCAGAATGCGTGGAGGCTACCTCCGGTTTCAGGCGCAGTACCTGCGTCGCATCCGCATTCCTCAATGGGCGAATGTTTCGATAATGTTGCGGAAGGCGCTTGCGGAAGCTGCAATCATGAGGGATTTTCCTGCTTGCAATCGCGCAGTATTCAAGCTATTTGAACTTGGCAATAACGAACGATCCGCCCTTGGAGGCAATGGAGAATAA
- a CDS encoding CIA30 family protein, producing MRAESEKMICDFSSPVCLDWYSVDDDVMGGMSGSYFLRNADKTGSFCGVLSVENSGGFASVRTFLVHRDFRDCKGIRLRVKGDGRQYSFRIRNDDKFDGIVFKQDFVTIKDEWMEVALPFSGFKPAFRGRTLDDGTMLNLSNIVQIGILVSKRQTGPFCLVIDWINAYSDLETTVS from the coding sequence ATGAGAGCAGAATCCGAAAAAATGATATGTGATTTTTCATCTCCGGTATGTCTTGACTGGTACAGCGTTGATGATGACGTGATGGGCGGTATGTCCGGAAGCTATTTTCTGCGCAATGCCGATAAAACAGGCAGCTTCTGTGGTGTTCTTTCGGTTGAAAACAGCGGCGGCTTTGCCTCGGTGAGAACCTTTCTCGTGCATCGCGACTTTCGGGATTGCAAAGGGATCAGGCTGCGGGTCAAGGGCGATGGACGACAGTACAGTTTTCGGATCAGAAACGACGACAAGTTTGACGGAATTGTTTTTAAACAGGATTTTGTTACCATCAAAGATGAGTGGATGGAGGTTGCTTTGCCGTTTTCAGGATTCAAGCCGGCATTCAGAGGTCGCACCCTTGATGATGGAACTATGTTAAACCTCTCCAATATCGTTCAGATAGGAATACTGGTGTCGAAGAGACAGACCGGCCCCTTCTGTCTTGTAATCGACTGGATCAATGCCTACTCCGACCTGGAAACAACGGTTTCTTAA